From a region of the Pseudanabaena sp. ABRG5-3 genome:
- a CDS encoding S-layer homology domain-containing protein, translated as MKFIFRLILGLIACSLTACQGSNLGNSLEGAIAPANPNSDSSPEPIAEQNKPAPSATPTVTPSKTSAEPVTTSSPSPTSSPSLTPNSSDRLNIPNSKSESLSNQMIQIALQALPNPSSAKSPSSLKTLFYINFATNQSQAGEFSDIEQAPVALRPWIKDLNKLGTITAKTGLQFQPNNLVARREYAKWLLQTNNRIYKNQPSRQIRLAQPNDTASFPDIPNNHPDFAIIQGLANAGLIATGDRFRPNDPLLREELVQWKIPLDLRQPLPSATWDSISQTWGFKDSDRISENALGAIFADAQLRDLSNIRRSFGFTTLLQPQKPVTRAEAAASLWYFGTAIDGISANKVVELDH; from the coding sequence ATGAAGTTCATATTTCGATTAATTCTCGGACTAATTGCTTGTTCCCTCACCGCTTGCCAAGGGTCTAATCTTGGTAATTCTTTAGAAGGAGCGATCGCTCCAGCAAACCCTAACAGTGACTCTAGCCCAGAACCTATTGCTGAACAAAATAAACCTGCTCCCTCTGCTACCCCAACTGTAACTCCTAGTAAAACTAGTGCGGAACCTGTCACTACGTCATCCCCTTCCCCCACTAGCTCACCTAGCTTGACTCCCAACTCTAGCGATCGCCTAAATATCCCAAATTCTAAAAGTGAAAGCTTATCTAATCAGATGATCCAGATCGCTTTACAAGCCCTACCCAATCCCTCAAGCGCCAAAAGCCCAAGTTCTCTCAAGACGCTTTTTTACATCAATTTTGCAACTAATCAATCTCAAGCAGGGGAATTTAGCGACATTGAGCAGGCTCCTGTGGCTCTAAGACCTTGGATCAAAGATCTCAATAAATTAGGGACTATTACCGCCAAAACAGGACTGCAATTCCAGCCTAATAACTTAGTCGCAAGGCGGGAATATGCCAAATGGCTACTGCAAACTAATAATCGCATCTACAAAAATCAACCAAGTCGCCAGATTCGTCTCGCGCAACCTAATGACACGGCAAGTTTTCCTGATATCCCCAATAATCATCCTGACTTTGCCATCATTCAAGGCTTAGCAAATGCAGGGCTGATTGCTACAGGCGATCGCTTCCGTCCCAATGATCCCCTCCTCCGTGAAGAGTTAGTGCAATGGAAAATCCCCCTCGATCTTAGACAGCCTTTGCCTAGTGCTACATGGGACAGTATTAGTCAAACATGGGGCTTTAAAGATAGCGATCGCATTAGCGAAAATGCCTTAGGTGCAATTTTTGCTGATGCTCAACTGCGCGATCTTTCTAATATTCGTCGTAGCTTTGGATTTACCACCTTATTACAACCCCAAAAGCCTGTCACCCGTGCCGAAGCGGCCGCTTCTCTCTGGTATTTTGGCACAGCAATCGATGGGATCTCGGCGAACAAAGTTGTGGAACTTGACCACTAG
- a CDS encoding sugar phosphate nucleotidyltransferase, with product MQAVIIAGGKGTRLRPLTYGCPKPMLPLIDRPFLEWMINRCREASVTDILLNVQYHSQQVIDYFGDGDRFGVKIRYVEESTPLDTAGAIKLAEPYFTGESLIVFNADILTNLDLTALIKFHKDNQADATLTLTRVPDITPFGLVEINNENQVQAFWEKPNAEQAVKFLAQGINTINAGTYVLEPKIFDIYPTGEPLSFERKVFPNVLERGMKMMGFVWDGYWMDMGTPEKYFQAQIDVLEEKVPYDFGDRSEQRSTGVWVSKTANITEGAVLEAPCYIGDAASIGKDARIPSQTLVGANSLINKAITSGMYSTGSLIV from the coding sequence ATGCAAGCTGTAATTATTGCTGGTGGGAAAGGAACAAGGCTTAGACCCTTGACCTATGGCTGCCCTAAACCAATGCTACCTCTGATTGATCGCCCATTCTTAGAATGGATGATTAATCGTTGCCGTGAAGCTAGTGTGACCGACATTTTGTTAAATGTGCAGTATCACTCGCAACAGGTGATCGATTATTTTGGAGATGGCGATCGCTTTGGCGTAAAAATTCGTTATGTCGAAGAGTCCACACCATTGGATACCGCAGGAGCTATTAAGCTTGCAGAGCCATATTTCACGGGTGAGTCATTGATTGTTTTCAATGCTGATATTCTCACTAATTTAGACTTGACGGCGCTAATAAAGTTTCATAAAGATAATCAAGCCGATGCAACTTTGACCTTAACTAGAGTCCCCGATATTACGCCGTTTGGCTTAGTGGAAATTAACAATGAAAATCAGGTTCAAGCATTTTGGGAAAAACCAAATGCAGAGCAAGCCGTAAAATTTCTTGCCCAAGGCATTAATACAATCAATGCGGGAACCTATGTTTTAGAACCCAAGATTTTTGACATCTATCCTACGGGGGAGCCTTTGAGTTTTGAAAGGAAAGTTTTCCCCAATGTACTGGAACGCGGCATGAAGATGATGGGCTTTGTATGGGATGGCTATTGGATGGATATGGGAACACCTGAGAAGTATTTCCAAGCACAGATTGATGTTTTGGAAGAAAAGGTTCCCTATGATTTTGGCGATCGCTCTGAGCAGAGAAGTACGGGTGTATGGGTTTCCAAAACTGCCAATATCACTGAGGGAGCAGTTTTAGAGGCTCCCTGCTATATAGGAGATGCTGCTTCCATTGGTAAGGACGCACGTATTCCTTCACAAACTTTAGTAGGAGCGAATTCGCTAATCAATAAAGCGATCACTTCAGGTATGTATAGCACAGGTTCACTAATCGTTTAG
- a CDS encoding DUF29 domain-containing protein, which translates to METSLYETDFYGWTMQQSKLLTLGKLDGLDVANLIEEIESLGKQKQQELSNRLGVLIGHLLKWQYQPQKRSRSWQVTIQLQREEIQDLLADNPSLKSYLDKALFKGFRLGLALVLSETPIKKNVLPNECPYSLDQLLDLSFPDDIDVEF; encoded by the coding sequence ATGGAAACAAGTTTATATGAGACGGATTTTTATGGTTGGACAATGCAGCAGTCCAAACTTTTAACATTAGGTAAGTTAGATGGATTAGATGTAGCTAACTTAATTGAGGAAATAGAGTCTTTGGGTAAGCAAAAGCAGCAGGAGTTATCTAATCGGCTAGGAGTGCTGATCGGACATCTCTTAAAATGGCAATACCAACCCCAAAAGAGATCGCGTAGTTGGCAAGTGACGATCCAGTTACAAAGAGAGGAAATTCAGGATCTGTTAGCGGATAATCCGAGCCTAAAGTCCTATTTAGATAAAGCTTTGTTCAAGGGTTTTCGCTTGGGATTAGCATTAGTTTTGAGTGAGACACCGATTAAGAAAAATGTCTTGCCCAATGAATGCCCCTATAGCTTGGATCAGTTGCTGGACTTGAGCTTTCCTGATGATATTGATGTGGAGTTTTAA
- a CDS encoding NAD-dependent malic enzyme, whose amino-acid sequence MPKLTPNPSFSLTFRVQLLNRAGMLSSVIGALAEAGGNLGQIDLIQQTRKISVRDITVNAYSTEHMDKLIAVVKAVPEIRVLDVYDRTFQIHQGGKIHLEAKVAVKGQDDLAMVYTPGVGRVCMAIAEDKRKVYDYTIKCNTIAVVTDGTAVLGLGDIGPEAAMPVMEGKAMLFKQFAGLDAFPICLNTKDVDEIVETVKRIAPTFGGVNLEDISAPRCFEIEKRLKEELDIPVYHDDQHGTAVVVVAATINALKVVGKPIDAVRIVMNGAGASGIAVARLLREAGVKQISMCDSKGCINKDRTDLTTEKLEFVSDFSGSLADVIKGSDMFIGLSVKGALTPEMVRSMAPAPIVFAMANPNPEIQPELVENDVAVIATGRSDYANQINNVLAFPGIFRGALDARVHKITTQMNLGAAQAIASLVSTSDLAPDFIIPSVFDPRVSHAVAAAVHAVARQQGLAND is encoded by the coding sequence ATGCCAAAACTAACACCTAACCCCAGCTTTAGCTTGACCTTCCGCGTGCAACTCCTCAACCGCGCAGGAATGCTGTCTTCTGTAATCGGCGCTCTAGCTGAAGCAGGCGGGAATTTAGGACAGATTGATTTAATCCAACAGACTCGTAAAATTTCGGTGCGCGACATTACAGTCAATGCCTATAGCACCGAGCATATGGATAAATTGATTGCCGTTGTCAAAGCCGTTCCCGAAATTCGCGTCCTTGATGTTTACGATCGCACTTTCCAAATTCACCAAGGTGGCAAAATCCATCTCGAAGCTAAGGTAGCGGTCAAAGGTCAAGATGACCTTGCCATGGTCTATACCCCTGGAGTAGGGCGAGTCTGTATGGCGATCGCTGAAGACAAGCGTAAAGTTTATGACTACACGATCAAATGCAATACGATCGCCGTTGTCACCGATGGCACAGCAGTGTTAGGACTCGGTGACATTGGACCTGAAGCCGCCATGCCTGTAATGGAAGGTAAGGCAATGCTATTCAAGCAATTTGCGGGACTAGATGCATTTCCAATATGCCTCAACACCAAAGATGTTGATGAAATTGTGGAAACAGTTAAACGGATTGCACCAACCTTTGGCGGTGTAAATTTAGAAGATATCAGCGCCCCACGCTGTTTTGAAATCGAGAAGCGTCTTAAAGAGGAATTAGATATTCCCGTTTACCACGATGACCAACATGGCACAGCAGTTGTCGTGGTTGCAGCTACCATCAATGCCCTCAAAGTTGTCGGCAAACCCATCGATGCAGTTCGCATTGTCATGAATGGTGCAGGAGCCTCAGGTATTGCTGTAGCTAGACTCTTGCGTGAAGCTGGTGTGAAGCAAATTTCTATGTGTGACTCTAAAGGTTGCATTAACAAAGACCGCACCGATCTAACTACGGAAAAATTAGAATTTGTCAGCGACTTCTCTGGTTCGTTAGCTGATGTGATTAAGGGATCTGATATGTTTATTGGTCTGAGCGTTAAGGGAGCGCTCACCCCTGAAATGGTCAGAAGTATGGCTCCTGCACCCATCGTATTTGCTATGGCAAATCCTAATCCTGAAATTCAACCCGAACTGGTAGAAAATGATGTCGCAGTCATCGCTACAGGTCGCAGCGACTATGCTAACCAAATTAACAACGTACTTGCCTTTCCTGGAATCTTCCGAGGAGCGCTTGATGCTAGGGTTCACAAAATCACTACCCAAATGAATTTAGGTGCTGCTCAAGCGATCGCATCTTTGGTAAGTACCAGTGATCTTGCCCCTGATTTTATTATTCCGTCAGTATTTGATCCTCGCGTTTCCCATGCCGTCGCCGCCGCTGTCCATGCAGTTGCCCGTCAGCAAGGTCTAGCAAACGATTAG
- a CDS encoding 3-isopropylmalate dehydratase large subunit — translation MGMTLTEKILAKASGKSYVSPGENIWVNADLLMTHDVCGPGTIGIFKKEFGNDAKVWDREKIVLIPDHYIFTKDARANRNVDILRDFAKEQDIKYFYDITDLSNFKANPDYKGVCHVALAQEGHTRPGEVLFGTDSHTCNAGAFGQFATGIGNTDAAFVMGTGKLLIKVPASMKFVFDGEMPPYLLAKDLILHVIGDISVSGANYRALEISGEAISKLTMEERMTLCNMAIEAGGKNGVIAPDQTTFDYVRSRTDKPFESLYADADAPYYYVKHYDVSKLEPVVAKPHSPDNRALVREVTDVKIDRVYIGSCTGGKTEDFYHAAKLLKGQQVKVPTYLVPATQKVYNDLFSIKIDGLTLSEIFLQAGCIEPASPSCAACLGGPQDTFGRVNEAEVCVSTTNRNFPGRMGNKQAQIYLASPYTAAASALTGHITDPRDFL, via the coding sequence ATGGGAATGACACTCACCGAAAAGATTTTGGCAAAAGCTTCGGGAAAAAGCTACGTTAGTCCAGGCGAAAATATTTGGGTGAATGCTGACCTGCTGATGACCCATGATGTCTGTGGTCCTGGCACAATTGGCATCTTCAAAAAAGAATTTGGTAATGATGCAAAGGTTTGGGACAGAGAAAAAATCGTTTTGATTCCTGATCATTATATTTTCACTAAGGATGCAAGGGCAAATCGCAACGTCGATATTTTGCGCGATTTTGCTAAAGAGCAAGACATTAAATATTTCTACGACATCACCGATCTTTCCAACTTTAAAGCTAATCCTGATTACAAAGGGGTCTGCCATGTGGCGCTAGCTCAAGAAGGTCACACTAGACCCGGAGAAGTTTTATTTGGTACTGATTCCCATACCTGTAATGCGGGAGCCTTTGGGCAGTTTGCTACGGGTATTGGGAATACTGACGCTGCCTTTGTGATGGGTACTGGCAAATTGTTGATCAAAGTACCTGCTTCGATGAAGTTTGTCTTTGATGGTGAAATGCCTCCTTATCTCTTGGCAAAGGACTTAATCTTGCATGTCATCGGTGATATCAGCGTCAGTGGGGCAAACTATCGCGCTTTGGAAATTAGCGGTGAGGCAATTTCTAAACTGACGATGGAAGAGCGGATGACTCTCTGTAATATGGCGATCGAGGCGGGTGGCAAAAATGGCGTGATTGCGCCTGATCAAACTACCTTTGACTATGTGCGATCGCGTACCGATAAGCCCTTTGAATCACTCTACGCCGATGCTGATGCTCCTTACTATTACGTCAAGCATTACGATGTGTCTAAGTTGGAGCCTGTCGTTGCTAAGCCCCACTCTCCCGACAATCGCGCCCTTGTCCGTGAAGTGACAGATGTCAAGATAGATCGCGTTTACATCGGTTCTTGCACTGGTGGTAAAACTGAAGACTTCTACCATGCTGCCAAATTGCTAAAGGGACAACAGGTCAAGGTTCCTACCTATCTTGTACCTGCGACGCAGAAGGTGTACAATGATTTATTCAGCATCAAGATTGATGGGTTAACCCTTTCTGAGATTTTCTTGCAAGCTGGCTGTATTGAGCCAGCATCACCTTCCTGCGCTGCTTGTTTGGGAGGTCCTCAAGACACCTTTGGACGTGTTAACGAAGCTGAGGTTTGCGTTTCGACCACTAACCGTAATTTCCCCGGACGGATGGGTAATAAGCAAGCGCAAATTTATCTTGCTTCGCCCTATACGGCGGCGGCATCTGCCCTAACAGGTCATATTACTGATCCTCGCGATTTTCTATAG
- a CDS encoding LCP family protein, whose product MSNRPITASKVRSADATNRADLPTNLPEAKQVGVVQTISKIRHIPFAKIGFTLSLLVSIGAGAFLGRIVPINALDWGGLISGRKPEEVLMEGLGRKLERPYQILVMGVDRVLEAPLGSPESFNGRSDSMLLIRFDPSDRSVNILSIPRDTQVPIPNYGVTKINAANVYGGAELAQEVVSEKLNGVEIDRYVRLDTSGLSALIDALGGIEVNVPKRMKYIDKTQKLNIDLYAGVQVLNGEQAEGFARFRHDEDGDIGRIKRQQIVLKALKAKIASPSVVLRLPDLINIMQKHVDSNLSFDEMMAIATFSLTLKPDQIQTTSLKGRPSGANEFRFSYWIVSPEDVDQAIAGKFKTKQDTQ is encoded by the coding sequence GTGAGCAATAGACCGATAACTGCATCCAAAGTTCGGTCAGCCGATGCCACCAATCGTGCTGATTTGCCTACTAATTTGCCAGAAGCAAAGCAAGTCGGTGTTGTCCAGACCATATCCAAAATTAGGCATATTCCCTTCGCAAAAATTGGATTTACCTTATCTTTACTAGTCTCTATAGGGGCTGGGGCATTTTTAGGGCGGATTGTTCCCATTAACGCCTTGGATTGGGGCGGATTGATATCTGGACGCAAACCCGAAGAAGTTTTGATGGAAGGGTTAGGACGAAAATTAGAGCGTCCTTACCAAATTTTAGTGATGGGAGTAGATCGTGTCCTTGAGGCTCCCCTCGGTTCACCAGAATCCTTTAATGGGCGTAGCGATAGTATGTTGTTGATCCGCTTTGATCCAAGCGATCGCTCGGTGAATATTCTTTCAATCCCTCGCGATACTCAAGTACCAATTCCCAATTATGGCGTAACTAAGATAAATGCCGCTAATGTCTATGGTGGCGCAGAACTTGCCCAAGAAGTTGTTTCGGAAAAGCTGAATGGGGTGGAGATTGATCGCTATGTACGTCTAGATACCTCTGGACTATCAGCTTTGATTGACGCTCTTGGGGGCATTGAGGTGAATGTTCCTAAGCGGATGAAGTATATAGATAAAACGCAAAAGCTAAATATTGATCTTTATGCGGGCGTGCAAGTTCTCAATGGCGAACAGGCTGAAGGTTTTGCTCGATTCCGTCATGATGAAGATGGAGATATCGGACGTATCAAACGTCAGCAAATAGTTTTAAAGGCACTCAAGGCAAAAATTGCTAGTCCTTCGGTTGTGCTACGTCTTCCCGATTTGATTAATATCATGCAAAAGCATGTAGATTCTAATCTCAGTTTTGATGAAATGATGGCGATCGCAACCTTTAGCCTCACTTTAAAACCTGATCAAATTCAAACTACAAGCCTCAAGGGTAGACCTAGCGGAGCCAATGAGTTTCGCTTTAGTTACTGGATTGTCAGTCCTGAAGATGTCGATCAAGCGATCGCAGGAAAGTTTAAAACTAAACAAGATACCCAGTAA
- a CDS encoding cation:proton antiporter, with protein MQEDFRLIVDLVTVLAAASFGGLFAAALRLPVLLGYIFGGIVVGPTGLGLIKELIQVETLAQFGVAFLLFALGVEFSLKQLNKVRAIALGGGTLQILLTIALTTGVSVLVGWVDTPTQGIFLGGILSLSSTAVVLRSLMENNETESAQGQVTLGMLIIQDLALGLMLAVLPALDHPESVGIEVIKALAVTALFAGAAIAAGIWVIPPFLRWVASTESRELFLLSVIVLCLGIALLTEHLGLSIEMGAFVAGLMISEVEYADQALTYVEPLRDVFATLFFAAIGMLIDPAFLLQNWELILSLVAIVMLGKFLIVVPLVSIFRYPLRVAIFAGLGLAQIGEFSFVLASEGQKLGLVSRRVYLLILGTTAVTLMVTPFLLKATPQILQLLEKIPVLKAWMNKLDMPQELSANAELKDHVVVCGYGRIGQGIVALLQSKGYPVLVIEDAESKVQILRSQNIPYLYGNCASPLVLEKAEIDHARSMLIAISDPIATRLCVQRAISISPEIDIVARAEKDADIDTLYQLGAKEVVHPTFEASLELTTHLLICLGESTTDIQAELIGIRRSRYANFRPEIACVIPINTPLLLPPSTNLAEIDQAS; from the coding sequence GTGCAAGAAGATTTTCGGTTAATTGTTGATTTAGTAACGGTTCTTGCAGCAGCCTCCTTTGGCGGATTATTTGCGGCAGCGCTGCGATTACCAGTTTTATTAGGCTACATCTTTGGTGGCATCGTCGTTGGACCTACGGGCTTAGGACTGATCAAAGAATTGATTCAGGTAGAGACCCTTGCCCAGTTTGGTGTTGCCTTCTTACTGTTTGCCCTTGGCGTTGAGTTTTCACTAAAGCAGTTAAATAAAGTGAGAGCGATCGCCCTCGGTGGTGGTACTTTACAGATTTTATTGACGATCGCCCTCACCACAGGCGTATCTGTATTAGTGGGATGGGTGGACACACCAACTCAAGGCATTTTCCTCGGTGGAATTTTGTCGCTCTCCTCTACGGCGGTCGTGCTGCGAAGTTTGATGGAAAACAACGAAACCGAGTCTGCACAGGGACAGGTGACATTGGGGATGTTAATCATCCAAGACTTGGCTTTGGGATTAATGTTAGCGGTATTGCCTGCGCTCGATCATCCTGAATCCGTAGGCATTGAGGTGATCAAAGCTTTAGCGGTGACAGCTCTATTTGCAGGGGCAGCGATCGCCGCAGGGATTTGGGTAATTCCACCATTTTTGCGCTGGGTGGCGAGTACTGAGAGCCGCGAACTATTTTTGCTGAGTGTGATTGTGCTATGTCTGGGCATTGCCCTGCTTACAGAGCATTTAGGCTTGTCGATTGAAATGGGTGCATTCGTGGCAGGTTTGATGATTTCGGAGGTGGAATATGCCGATCAAGCGCTCACCTATGTAGAACCCTTGCGAGATGTGTTTGCTACCTTGTTTTTTGCGGCGATCGGGATGCTGATCGATCCTGCATTTTTACTGCAAAACTGGGAATTGATTCTCAGTTTGGTGGCGATCGTGATGTTGGGTAAATTCCTGATCGTCGTACCACTGGTGAGCATTTTCCGTTATCCCTTGCGCGTTGCTATCTTTGCAGGTTTAGGGCTTGCCCAAATTGGGGAATTTTCCTTTGTACTCGCTAGCGAAGGTCAAAAATTAGGATTAGTTTCCCGTCGCGTTTATTTACTGATTTTAGGCACAACTGCTGTCACCTTAATGGTTACGCCCTTCTTACTGAAGGCAACACCGCAGATTTTGCAATTGCTTGAAAAAATCCCAGTTCTCAAGGCATGGATGAATAAGCTGGATATGCCTCAAGAACTTTCCGCCAATGCTGAACTGAAGGATCATGTGGTGGTCTGTGGCTATGGGCGGATTGGACAAGGCATTGTGGCGTTACTTCAATCAAAGGGCTATCCTGTACTCGTAATTGAAGATGCCGAGTCCAAGGTGCAAATCTTGCGATCGCAAAATATCCCTTACCTATATGGCAATTGTGCTAGTCCCTTGGTACTCGAGAAAGCGGAAATCGACCATGCGCGGTCGATGCTGATTGCGATTTCTGATCCGATCGCTACGAGATTATGTGTCCAGCGAGCCATTAGTATTTCGCCAGAGATTGATATCGTCGCTAGAGCCGAAAAAGATGCGGATATCGATACGCTGTATCAACTGGGAGCTAAAGAGGTCGTGCATCCCACCTTTGAGGCAAGCTTAGAACTGACTACGCATTTGCTGATTTGTTTGGGCGAAAGTACTACGGATATTCAAGCAGAATTAATTGGTATTCGCCGCAGCCGCTATGCCAATTTCCGTCCTGAAATTGCCTGTGTTATTCCCATAAATACGCCACTGTTGCTACCCCCTAGTACTAATCTTGCCGAGATCGATCAAGCTTCCTAA
- a CDS encoding Uma2 family endonuclease, which produces MIKPMVSPAIAEKAEEIAIPKISLDEWVNNPPDGGWEWVSGNLIEKTGMTLQHGRVQSRVARIWGNHIENSGIGGEVYTEVPCRTLEQGRRPDVAYLTPDLLAAYGDLPTLPQSFPLIAEVISPTDAANDVFAKAYEYLRSQCQEVWLIFNEERLIVVLTQDSRKIYVADEVITSVVLNGFSMTVNELLPVAA; this is translated from the coding sequence TTGATTAAACCTATGGTTAGCCCTGCGATCGCTGAAAAAGCAGAAGAAATAGCTATTCCCAAAATTTCCCTTGATGAATGGGTTAACAATCCACCTGATGGTGGATGGGAATGGGTTAGCGGCAATTTAATCGAAAAAACGGGTATGACATTACAACATGGTCGGGTGCAAAGTAGGGTTGCGAGGATATGGGGCAACCACATCGAAAATTCTGGGATTGGTGGCGAAGTATATACCGAAGTGCCCTGTCGCACTTTAGAGCAAGGACGTAGACCTGATGTTGCTTATCTCACCCCTGATTTGCTTGCTGCGTATGGCGATTTACCCACTTTGCCCCAAAGCTTTCCTTTAATTGCGGAAGTAATCTCACCAACTGATGCCGCTAATGATGTATTTGCTAAGGCTTACGAATATTTGCGATCGCAGTGCCAAGAAGTTTGGCTAATTTTTAATGAAGAACGGTTGATCGTGGTATTAACTCAAGATTCTCGCAAAATTTATGTCGCCGACGAGGTGATTACCTCTGTCGTTCTTAATGGCTTTAGCATGACAGTTAATGAATTGCTGCCTGTTGCAGCTTGA